The Aptenodytes patagonicus chromosome 25, bAptPat1.pri.cur, whole genome shotgun sequence genome window below encodes:
- the CNN2 gene encoding calponin-2, translated as MSSSQFNKGPSYGLSAEVKNRLAQKYDPQKEAELRTWIESVTGQQIGPDFQKGLKDGVILCELMNKLQPNSVRKINRSAQNWHQLENLSNFIKAMASYGMNPVDLFEANDLFESGNLTQVQVSLLALAGMAKTKGMQSGVDIGVKYSEKQQRNFDEAKMKAGQCVIGLQMGTNKCASQSGMTAYGTRRHLYDPKNQILPPMDHSTISLQMGTNKCASQVGMTAPGTRRHIYDAKMGTEKCDNSSMSLQMGSNQGANQSGQVFGLGRQIYDPKYCPQGSQGEVANAACDEGGDPPGYHYYREEESY; from the exons CTCGCCCAGAAGTACGACCCACAGAAGGAGGCTGAGCTGCGGACATGGATCGAGAGCGTCACAGGGCAGCAGATCGGGCCCGATTTCCAGAAGGGGCTGAAGGACGGGGTGATCCTCTGCGA gctCATGAACAAGCTGCAGCCCAACTCGGTGAGGAAGATCAATCGCTCGGCTCAGAACTGGCACCAG ctcgaGAACCTCTCCAACTTCATCAAGGCCATGGCCAGCTACGGCATGAACCCCGTGGACCTCTTTGAAGCCAACGACCTCTTTGAGAGCGGGAACCTGACGCAGGTGCAAGTGTCACTGCTGGCCCTGGCAGGCATG GCCAAGACGAAGGGGATGCAGAGTGGCGTGGACATTGGCGTGAAGTACTcggagaagcagcagaggaactTCGACGAGGCCAAGATGAAGGCTGGGCAGTGCGTGATCGGGCTGCAG ATGGGCACGAACAAGTGCGCCAGCCAGTCCGGCATGACGGCGTACGGCACCAGGAGGCACCTCTACGACCCCAAGAACCAGATCCTGCCGCCCATGGACCACTCCACCATCAGCCTCCAGATGGGCACCAACAAATGTGCCAGCCAG GTGGGCATGACGGCTCCCGGCACCAGGAGACACATCTATGACGCCAAGATGGGGACGGAGAAGTGCGACAACTCGTCCATGTCGCTGCAGATGGGCTCCAACCAGGGCGCCAACCAGAGCGGCCAGGTCTTTGGCTTGGGCCGCCAGATCTACGACCCCAAGTACTGCCCGCAGGGCAGCCAGGGCGAGGTGGCCAACGCTGCCTGCGACGAgggcggggacccccccgggtACCACTACTACCGTGAGGAGGAGAGCTACTGA